Proteins encoded together in one Microcebus murinus isolate Inina chromosome 16, M.murinus_Inina_mat1.0, whole genome shotgun sequence window:
- the LOC105876819 gene encoding galectin-7 yields MANRTSLPEGLRPGTVLRLRGFVPDKAGRFHVNLLCSEEQGADAALHFNPRLDESAVVFNSLEQGAWGREERGPGIPFQRGQPFEVLLIATDDGFKAVVGDAQFHHFRHRMPPARVRLVEVGGDVQLESLKIF; encoded by the exons ATGGCG AACAGGACCTCACTGCCCGAGGGCCTCCGCCCAGGCACCGTGCTCAGACTGCGAGGCTTCGTCCCTGACAAGGCTGGCAG GTTCCACGTGAACCTGCTGTGCAGCGAGGAGCAGGGCGCGGATGCGGCCCTGCACTTCAACCCGCGGCTGGACGAGTCCGCCGTCGTCTTCAACAGCCTGGAGCAGGGCGCCTGGGGCCGGGAGGAGCGCGGCCCGGGCATCCCCTTCCAGCGCGGGCAGCCCTTCGAGGTGCTGCTCATCGCCACGGACGACGGCTTCAAG GCCGTGGTCGGGGACGCGCAGTTCCACCACTTCCGCCACCGGATGCCGCCGGCGCGCGTGCGCCTGGTGGAGGTGGGCGGGGACGTGCAGCTGGAGTCGCTGAAGATCTTCTGA